One Solanum lycopersicum chromosome 4, SLM_r2.1 DNA window includes the following coding sequences:
- the LOC101266210 gene encoding pre-mRNA splicing factor SR-like 1 isoform X2, producing MTTMGVYVRDLFLGQYYFDTLLPRIPVPVVRTAVASLEKMNLPTKLSGSIGDSSRGSEETSRRPPSVKASLSVSFGQRAPHRASTRDSSPIRRTIAPPSYDKDGANGSRRSPSMRRSQSRDLSDRENSERDRGRDRDRDRDRDRDRDRERTRDRERDRDRDRDRYRDQERERDRGRDRDRDRRYDNERDRERDRDRRHDYDRDRGRDRDRRYDYDRRSIERSRRDYDRSRRRSRSRSHSRSLHDQGTRLDQQRTPPRDESKEKKAASSNLAKLKDLYGDFGNKKENIGDDRAPNRDTSTEEVIRLGGSTWR from the coding sequence TATTATTTTGACACACTACTACCCCGCATTCCTGTTCCTGTCGTGCGGACAGCAGTTGCCAGTCTCGAAAAAATGAATCTGCCGACCAAACTTTCTGGGTCGATTGGGGATTCTAGTCGTGGATCTGAGGAAACTTCTCGCCGGCCACCTTCTGTCAAAGCTTCCCTTTCAGTGTCCTTTGGTCAGCGGGCACCTCATCGTGCATCAACTAGAGATTCATCTCCCATCCGAAGAACAATTGCACCACCATCCTATGATAAGGATGGTGCAAATGGTTCAAGACGTTCCCCCAGCATGCGCCGGAGTCAAAGCCGTGATTTATCTGACCGGGAAAATTCTGAAAGGGACAGGGGCCGGGACCGGGACAGGGACAGGGACAGGGACAGGGACAGGGACAGGGAAAGAACTAGGGACAGAGAACGTGATAGGGATAGGGATAGGGATAGGTATAGGGACCAGGAAAGAGAAAGGGATAGGGGCAGGGATCGGGATAGAGATAGAAGGTATGATAACGAAAGAGATCGTGAAAGGGACAGAGACAGGAGGCATGATTATGACAGAGACCGGGGAAGGGATAGAGACAGGAGGTATGACTATGATCGAAGGTCAATTGAGAGAAGCAGAAGAGACTATGACAGGAGCAGGAGGCGTAGTAGGAGTAGAAGCCACAGCCGAAGCTTGCATGATCAAGGTACAAGGCTTGACCAGCAGCGAACTCCACCTAGGGATGAGAGCAAGGAGAAGAAGGCTGCATCTAGCAATCTGGCCAAGCTTAAAGATCTATATGGCGACTTCGGCAATAAAAAGGAGAACATAGGTGATGACAGGGCTCCAAATAGGGATACTAGTACTGAGGAGGTTATCAGACTTGGTGGTTCTACATGGAGGTAG
- the LOC101265912 gene encoding transmembrane 9 superfamily member 3 — translation MCTKFVKEMEKMALYVVVLLIICYASPARSDGSDHKYKSGDQVPLYANKVGPFHNPSETYRFFDLPFCTPDHVKEKKEALGEVLNGDRLVSAPYKLDFLYDKDSEIVCKKKLSKEEVSQFRSAVAKDYYFQMYYDDLPIWGFLGKVDKEGKSDPSEYKYYLFKHLHFEIFYNDDRVIEINARTDPNALVDITEDKEVDVDFMYTVKWKETKTPFDKRMEKYSQSSSLPHHLEIHWFSIINSCVTVLLLTGFLATILMRVLKNDFVKYAHDEEAADDQEETGWKYIHGDVFRYPSHKSLMAAALGSGTQLFTLTIFIFLLSLVGVFYPYNRGALFTALVVIYALTSGIAGYTAASFYCQLEGTNWVRNLILTGALFCGPLFLTFCFLNSVAIAYSATAALPFGTIVVIFLIWALVTSPLLVLGGIAGKNSRAEFQAPCRTTKYPREIPPLPWYRGTLPQMAMAGFLPFSAIYIELYYIFASVWGHRIYTIYSILFIVFIILIIVTAFITVALTYFQLAAEDHEWWWRAFLCGGSTGLFIYGYCLYYYYARSDMSGFMQTSFFFGYMACICYGFFLMLGTVGFRAALFFVRHIYRSIKCE, via the exons ATGTGCACAAAATTCGTGAAGGAAATGGAGAAGATGGCGTTGTACGTCGTCGTTTTGCTAATCATCTGCTATGCATCGCCGGCGAGATCAGACGGTTCCGATCATAAGTATAAATCCGGAGATCAGGTTCCACTTTATGCTAACAAAGTCGGTCCGTTCCATAATCCGAG TGAAACATACCGCTTCTTTGACCTTCCTTTTTGTACTCCAG ATCATGTAAAAGAGAAGAAGGAAGCCCTTGGTGAGGTCTTGAATGGTGACCGATTGGTCAGTGCCCCTTACAAGCTTGACTTTTTGTATGATAAGGACTCAGAAATAGTTTGCAAGAAGAAGTTGTCCAAGGAAGAAGTTTCTCAATTCCGCAGCGCTGTTGCTAAAGACTACTACTTCCAAATGTATTACGATGACCTGCCCATTTGGGGTTTCTTAGGGAAAGTTGATAAGGAAGGAAAGTCTGACCCCAGCGAGTACAAATACTACTTGTTTAAACATCTTCATTTTGAGATCTTTTACAATGATGATCGTGTGATTGAGATCAATGCACGAACTGATCCTAATGCCCTGGTAGATATTACAGAGGATAAGGAGGTTGATGTTGACTTCATGTATACTGTAAAATGGAAAGAGACAAAAACACCTTTTGATAAGAGGATGGAGAAGTACTCACAGTCTTCCTCGTTGCCGCATCACTTGGAAATCCATTGGTTCTCAATTATCAATTCTTGTGTGACAGTTCTTCTCTTAACTGGTTTTCTTGCCACAATTCTTATGCGGGTCCTTAAGAATGACTTTGTCAA gtaTGCACATGATGAGGAGGCGGCTGATGACCAAGAAGAAACTGGGTGGAAATACATCCATGGTGATGTGTTTAGGTACCCAAGTCACAAATCCTTGATGGCTGCAGCACTTGGGAGTGGCACACAGTTATTCACATT GACCATCTTTATTTTCCTTCTCTCACTTGTTGGTGTTTTCTATCCATACAACCGTGGAGCTTTATTCACGGCACTGGTCGTCATATATGCTCTCACATCTGGTATTGCAGGCTATACTGCTGCCTCTTTCTATTGCCAGCTAGAAGGGACAAACTGg GTCAGGAATTTGATATTGACCGGAGCCTTGTTTTGTGGACCCCTGTTTCTCACGTTCTGTTTCCTTAACAGCGTAGCAATTGCATACAGTGCTACTGCTGCACTGCCTTTTGGAACCATTGTGGTCATCTTTCTCATATGGGCTCTTGTGACATCACCTTTACTTGTATTGGGAGGGATAGCTGGAAAGAACAGCAGGGCTGAGTTCCAAGCTCCTTGTCGAACCACCAAATACCCAAGAGAGATCCCACCATTACCTTGGTACCGCGGAACTCTACCTCAGATGGCAATGGCTGGGTTTTTGCCTTTCAGTGCCATATATATCGAACTTTACTATATATTTGCAAGTGTTTGGGGTCACAGAATTTACACCATATACAGCATCTTATTTATAGTCTTCATCATTCTTATAATTGTGACTGCTTTTATTACCGTGGCCTTGACATACTTTCAACTTGCTGCTGAAGATCATGAATGGTGGTGGAG GGCTTTCCTTTGTGGTGGATCGACTGGACTTTTCATCTATGGCTACTGCTTGTATTACTATTATGCCCGTTCCGATATGTCTGGCTTCATGCAAACCTCATTCTTCTTTGGATACATGGCTTGCATCTGCTATGGTTTCTTCCTCATGCTGGGGACTGTGGGTTTCCGTGCAGCCCTATTTTTTGTCCGTCATATATACCGGTCAATCAAGTGCGAGTAG